In a single window of the uncultured Dysgonomonas sp. genome:
- a CDS encoding two-component regulator propeller domain-containing protein translates to MIHIRFLYTFLFLLSTLFVTGQKVNYQTFSNINLNSEASGINCFAQDAQGLIWIGSNKGLFSYDGYTAQQHFSFDNKTNTQIYCILVLDDTYLCLGTDNGVLFYNYKTDSYKNTNFDFPSDVRTMVLRDGALWIGSLNGLYRYNINSKQIDKLSEKEGNGLPHRTIYSIINTENNSLYVGTYNGLCRYIPATDKFELINLPANIKRNNQFVNSLLEDTVRRCIWIGTEGALLKYTPGYNTVEEINFFHDNSIKSLEIDPNNNLLLGTDNGLYVYNDSTKDIQHIVHDSRNEKSLSNNIVWGIFADREKNIWLGTDYGISLSRYNKVFQIVPISQVTGVGDGNRFHAIFKDSRNNFWLGGTNGLILSPSFTNNPENSVWYRMGDRRYPISHNRIRHIYEDKEQNLWVATDGSINRYDYNKKQFIHYSIVDTTHTLNSNWAYHIFEDDKDRLWIATCLGGIFVVDKQKLIQSSPSGNYVADYNYSTRNGLSGNFINQIVPDRKGNVWVLLYNNGINKIDTKLNSVTKIPIESGTNNENPNYIICDNEGFIWAGFRGGLVRINPENDESRFIKFDAFSNSEILSLVEEGQHIWISTSDGAWVLDKQNYNVQRLNITNKAYTSGFFDKSSDKIYFGGSDELAVFSPAMLQEVRPDLPIVLTALYVNDKLYEPGIDYKGYSIRYLDKIELNYKQNNLGFEFSDLMYSEEEGSKFVYRLEGIGKDWNILKQNSGRITYPNLEYGKYSLIISKLDSSGKPSDKIYTFFIQINPPWYYTVWAKCIYAFLLLCLLLWIMNFFRVRNNLRIERIEKEKTLELSNLKIDFFTNVSHEFKTPLSLIIAPVSRLLLETKDPYKKKQLEAVQRNALKLNSLIRQVLDFNRIDSNTNANLILSRVEFVEFARSLFSVYEEGYKEKNLKFSFHTNKEKIHINIDVLKIESVLNNLIVNACKYTKENGEVNFNLVANDTDKILEITVSDTGIGIPQRDIPYVFERFYQSSKTSKEKEGTGIGLYLAKTYSEQHGGQITVSSEEDKGTRIVITLPLDDIEAESDIVSQTGNTNNNESKPLVLVVDDNPEIADFICQTLASKYRYEVAHNGKMGLEMALNLKPALIVADIMMPVMDGLEMSRRIRRNIPTSTIPIILLTAKDDKTTELESINLNVDAFIPKPFDPEILLSRIEQLLNSKQQLEDKLRIETIAAPKAIEATSPDEKFLSEITTIIEDKIADPDLNVNALSDISGIGSKQIYRKIKQLTGLSPVEFIRSVRLKKAAMLLSQNKFSIAEVMYMVGFSNRSYFSKSFQAEFGKTPREFVENDG, encoded by the coding sequence ATGATACATATTAGATTTCTATATACTTTTCTATTCCTTCTGTCCACTCTTTTTGTGACGGGGCAAAAGGTGAACTATCAGACTTTCAGTAATATCAATCTTAATTCGGAAGCCTCGGGTATCAATTGTTTTGCACAGGATGCTCAAGGCCTGATATGGATAGGTTCTAATAAAGGGCTTTTCAGTTATGACGGATACACAGCCCAGCAACACTTTTCATTCGACAACAAGACTAATACGCAGATATATTGCATTCTGGTACTCGATGATACATACTTATGTCTGGGTACCGACAACGGAGTGTTATTCTATAATTACAAAACAGATAGTTATAAAAATACTAACTTCGATTTTCCATCGGATGTAAGAACCATGGTCTTGAGAGATGGAGCTTTATGGATTGGCTCTCTGAATGGGCTTTACAGGTATAACATCAATTCAAAGCAGATTGACAAACTGAGTGAAAAAGAGGGCAACGGTCTTCCGCACAGAACTATCTATTCTATTATAAATACAGAAAATAATAGTTTGTATGTGGGCACTTATAATGGTTTATGCAGATATATTCCTGCAACGGATAAATTTGAACTCATAAACCTACCCGCCAATATAAAACGAAATAATCAGTTTGTAAATTCATTATTGGAAGATACTGTCCGTAGATGTATATGGATTGGTACTGAGGGAGCATTGCTTAAATATACACCGGGATATAATACAGTGGAAGAGATCAACTTTTTCCATGATAATTCTATCAAATCCCTGGAAATAGATCCCAACAATAATCTTCTTTTGGGGACTGACAACGGTCTTTATGTATATAATGATTCCACAAAAGATATACAACATATCGTCCATGACTCCCGCAATGAAAAATCGTTGTCGAATAATATCGTGTGGGGAATATTTGCAGATAGGGAGAAAAATATATGGTTAGGTACAGACTATGGAATATCCTTGTCGCGCTATAATAAAGTGTTTCAGATTGTTCCGATTTCACAGGTTACAGGAGTGGGAGATGGTAACAGGTTTCATGCGATATTTAAAGATTCGCGTAATAATTTCTGGCTGGGGGGAACAAACGGTCTTATCTTATCCCCGTCTTTTACGAATAACCCCGAGAACTCTGTTTGGTACAGGATGGGGGACCGGCGTTATCCAATTTCGCACAATCGTATCCGGCATATTTATGAAGATAAGGAGCAAAACCTGTGGGTGGCTACAGATGGGAGCATCAACCGGTATGATTATAACAAAAAACAATTTATACATTACAGTATTGTCGACACTACACATACTCTCAATTCCAACTGGGCGTATCATATTTTCGAAGATGATAAAGACCGCTTGTGGATTGCGACTTGTCTGGGGGGGATATTCGTTGTGGATAAACAAAAGCTGATTCAGTCTTCGCCATCCGGAAACTATGTAGCGGACTATAATTATTCTACACGTAACGGATTGTCGGGTAATTTCATTAATCAGATTGTACCAGACCGCAAAGGCAATGTATGGGTATTGCTTTATAATAATGGAATAAATAAGATAGATACAAAGCTGAATAGCGTGACAAAGATACCGATAGAATCGGGAACCAATAATGAAAATCCGAATTATATAATATGCGACAATGAAGGCTTTATCTGGGCCGGATTCCGGGGCGGGCTGGTACGTATAAATCCCGAAAACGATGAGTCCCGTTTCATTAAGTTCGATGCTTTCAGTAATAGTGAAATACTATCGTTAGTAGAAGAAGGGCAACATATATGGATATCTACCAGCGATGGTGCATGGGTACTGGATAAGCAAAACTATAACGTGCAGCGTTTGAATATAACAAATAAAGCCTACACCAGCGGCTTCTTCGACAAATCTTCAGATAAGATCTATTTTGGCGGAAGCGATGAATTAGCTGTTTTTTCACCGGCTATGTTGCAGGAAGTGCGCCCCGATCTGCCTATTGTGCTTACGGCCTTGTATGTAAATGATAAGTTATATGAGCCCGGTATCGATTACAAAGGTTATAGTATCCGCTATCTGGACAAAATTGAATTGAATTATAAGCAGAATAATCTGGGGTTTGAGTTTTCGGATCTGATGTATTCGGAAGAGGAAGGGAGTAAATTTGTATACAGGCTTGAAGGAATAGGCAAGGATTGGAATATACTGAAACAAAATTCGGGTCGTATAACTTATCCCAACTTGGAGTATGGAAAATACAGTCTTATTATAAGTAAACTCGACTCGTCAGGCAAACCATCAGATAAAATATATACATTTTTCATCCAGATCAATCCGCCGTGGTATTATACGGTCTGGGCGAAATGTATTTATGCTTTTTTATTGTTATGCCTGCTACTTTGGATAATGAATTTTTTCAGGGTACGTAACAATCTGAGGATAGAGCGTATAGAAAAGGAGAAAACGTTGGAATTATCCAACCTCAAGATAGATTTTTTTACGAATGTCTCGCATGAATTCAAAACGCCGCTGAGCCTGATTATAGCTCCGGTAAGCCGTCTTTTGTTGGAAACAAAAGATCCGTATAAGAAAAAACAACTTGAGGCGGTACAGCGAAATGCTTTAAAATTGAACTCCCTTATCCGTCAGGTGCTTGATTTTAACAGGATAGATAGTAATACGAATGCAAACCTGATATTATCGAGAGTTGAGTTCGTGGAATTTGCCCGGAGCTTGTTCTCGGTTTATGAAGAAGGCTATAAAGAGAAGAACCTGAAGTTCTCATTTCATACCAACAAAGAGAAAATCCATATAAATATAGATGTATTGAAAATAGAATCGGTACTAAATAACCTTATAGTCAATGCCTGCAAATATACCAAAGAAAATGGAGAAGTAAACTTTAATCTTGTAGCAAACGATACGGACAAAATATTGGAAATAACTGTTTCGGATACAGGAATCGGTATACCTCAGCGGGATATTCCTTATGTATTCGAACGTTTTTACCAGTCCTCAAAAACATCGAAAGAGAAGGAGGGTACAGGCATCGGCCTTTACCTGGCAAAGACATACAGCGAACAGCACGGAGGCCAGATTACTGTTTCGTCTGAAGAAGATAAGGGAACCCGGATTGTTATTACTCTGCCATTAGACGATATTGAAGCCGAATCTGATATCGTTTCTCAAACAGGAAATACAAATAATAATGAGAGTAAGCCGCTTGTATTGGTTGTGGATGATAATCCCGAAATAGCGGATTTCATATGTCAGACTCTCGCGTCCAAATACAGGTATGAAGTGGCTCATAATGGAAAAATGGGATTGGAGATGGCTTTAAATCTTAAGCCCGCCCTGATAGTAGCCGACATTATGATGCCTGTGATGGACGGACTGGAAATGAGCCGTCGTATACGCCGGAATATACCGACTTCTACGATACCTATTATTCTGCTTACGGCTAAAGATGATAAGACCACCGAACTGGAAAGTATAAACCTGAATGTAGATGCATTCATACCCAAGCCATTCGATCCTGAAATCCTTTTGTCCCGTATCGAACAATTGTTGAATAGTAAGCAGCAACTGGAAGACAAACTACGGATAGAAACTATAGCTGCCCCGAAAGCAATAGAAGCCACATCTCCCGATGAGAAGTTCCTGTCTGAGATAACAACGATTATAGAAGATAAGATTGCAGACCCCGATCTGAATGTAAATGCGCTCAGTGATATTTCGGGTATCGGTTCCAAGCAGATTTATCGCAAAATAAAACAATTGACCGGGCTCTCGCCTGTCGAATTTATTCGTTCGGTACGTTTAAAAAAAGCGGCGATGCTCCTTTCCCAAAATAAGTTTTCCATTGCCGAGGTGATGTATATGGTCGGATTCTCGAACCGCTCATATTTCTCGAAAAGCTTTCAGGCTGAGTTTGGAAAGACTCCGCGCGAGTTTGTGGAGAATGACGGATAA
- a CDS encoding FkbM family methyltransferase has product MIIDNNYLVQRIETLIKEKQQSSRIEQKENNRLYQIKLRFPQWLRNIIFHPFNPVYSVYLQNKIYKKNDKRKYIGLSPVHPQAVDFIRYCFTHDFRLDTSVYYPESDGATLMRVVDNRIKSVLGGYEKIALDKDQQNYYKQSLDLKAKVRKEGNKYRLNVEGVDYCLPENNFPGQTYIHDYGLRYLPEYVKEYIEGKDFLDFGAYIGDASIFFAKKYNPKHLYAYEPIEDTAKRLAEAVKINNIECITVVQKGIGNTIEDINIFIDTLASSSCSINNSMVSSEGNTQKISVSTIDNDCKNMKVGLIKMDIEGAEYAAIEGGLEIIKRDKPVLLISMYHTGKDFFEIPPMLKNAVADYNFRFLDLEVHFPLCEKILVAYPARHT; this is encoded by the coding sequence ATGATAATAGATAATAACTATTTGGTTCAGCGCATTGAAACGCTGATAAAAGAGAAGCAGCAAAGCAGCCGTATCGAACAAAAAGAGAATAATCGGTTGTATCAGATAAAGCTTCGTTTTCCGCAATGGCTTAGAAATATAATTTTTCACCCTTTCAATCCTGTATATTCAGTTTATCTTCAAAACAAAATATATAAAAAAAACGATAAGCGTAAATATATTGGATTGAGTCCGGTACATCCTCAGGCTGTTGATTTTATAAGATATTGTTTTACTCACGATTTCAGATTAGATACGAGTGTTTATTACCCTGAAAGTGATGGGGCGACTCTGATGCGAGTAGTCGATAACCGGATAAAATCAGTGTTGGGCGGATATGAGAAAATAGCTCTAGATAAGGATCAGCAGAATTATTATAAACAGAGTTTGGATTTAAAAGCTAAAGTGCGTAAAGAAGGTAATAAATACAGGCTTAACGTTGAAGGCGTTGACTACTGTTTGCCCGAGAATAATTTTCCGGGACAGACATACATACATGATTATGGATTGAGATACCTTCCCGAATATGTGAAAGAATATATTGAAGGTAAAGATTTCCTTGATTTTGGCGCATATATAGGGGATGCGTCCATTTTTTTTGCAAAAAAGTACAACCCAAAACATTTATATGCTTACGAGCCAATAGAGGATACTGCTAAGCGTTTGGCTGAAGCTGTGAAAATAAATAATATTGAATGTATTACAGTCGTTCAAAAAGGAATTGGTAATACAATTGAAGATATTAATATATTTATAGATACTTTAGCTTCTTCGAGCTGTTCGATAAATAATTCGATGGTAAGCAGTGAGGGTAATACACAGAAAATTAGTGTATCTACCATTGATAATGATTGTAAAAATATGAAGGTCGGCCTAATAAAGATGGATATTGAAGGAGCAGAATATGCCGCTATTGAAGGAGGTCTGGAAATAATAAAACGGGATAAGCCCGTGTTGCTTATCTCTATGTATCATACGGGCAAGGATTTTTTTGAAATACCTCCAATGTTAAAAAATGCGGTAGCAGATTATAATTTCAGATTCCTTGATCTTGAAGTTCATTTTCCTCTTTGTGAAAAAATACTTGTAGCATATCCTGCCAGACACACATAA
- a CDS encoding cellulase family glycosylhydrolase: MKLFFTTLCSLLFSLSFFAQKKTDIPTIYIDKSGVMRWSDTRQEASFYGVNYTMPFAHAYRAVNYIGKNHKEAIDRDVYHFARLGFNAYRIHVWDVEISDAKGNLIENDHLDLLDYLIAKLRERNIRVLITTMTNFGNGYPEKNQNTGAFSYLYDKCMIHSTEEAIAAQENYIHQFVKHVNPYTSLSYKDDPYIVGFEINNEPCHADTPQQTESYINRMLSAIKKAGNNKPVFYNVSHNMGHVQAYFNTAIQGTTYQWYPIGLVAGHTRKGNFLPYVDNYGIPFSNAKGFDKKAKAVYEYDPADITYSYMYPAMTRAFRMQGFQWITQFAYDPIDIAWANTEYQTHFLNLAYTPNKAISMKIAAEVAYRVPMYQKYAKYPNDTVFADFHVSYAQDLSELNSTDKFFYSNNTASSPVMPEQLQSVAGCGSSPIVKYEGTGAYFLDKLENGLWRLEVMPDAVQIDDPFSKPSLKKEVVTIAWNTWAMEVRLPGLGENFTVTAINDGNAYNGLSKGASISVKPGVYLLKNTNYTPSTEWGKKSRWNDILLGEFVAPEAHAKTFSVVHQPAKVIERGKSLQIEAQIVGPSFPDSVIIYTDKVSFWSDKNPSVKMKRIHGYTYGAEIPVNMINEGLFRYNIIVCKDNKNYTYPAKTEGNPLDWDYTSSEYWESVVVSAESAVELLKITDEYSDIEAYGIPETSYVLRNFVTDLTSANSLKFRFRVTDTDARFFWRKYIKNYISERKDRLEKSKYLCFNLKNIKGIGKLNVGFVTSDGFTYTAVVNLDKDGLYKVSLSDLRQVKTALLPSPYPTFLERYFEPDTQIPFAIEKIEMLEMSTADDITNDATLDLGSVWLE, encoded by the coding sequence ATGAAATTATTCTTCACAACACTATGCAGCTTGCTGTTCTCTTTATCTTTTTTCGCTCAGAAGAAAACAGATATTCCAACAATTTATATAGACAAAAGCGGTGTGATGCGCTGGTCGGATACCCGTCAGGAGGCTTCTTTCTACGGAGTAAACTATACAATGCCTTTTGCGCATGCCTATCGTGCAGTCAATTATATAGGAAAGAATCATAAAGAAGCTATAGACAGGGATGTATATCATTTCGCGCGATTAGGCTTCAATGCCTACCGTATCCATGTGTGGGATGTGGAAATATCCGATGCAAAGGGTAATCTGATAGAGAACGATCATCTCGACCTGCTCGATTATCTGATTGCAAAGCTGAGGGAACGCAATATACGAGTATTGATTACAACAATGACAAACTTCGGGAATGGTTATCCTGAAAAGAATCAGAATACAGGGGCATTCTCTTATTTGTATGACAAATGTATGATACATAGTACCGAAGAAGCTATTGCTGCGCAGGAAAATTATATCCATCAGTTTGTAAAACATGTAAATCCTTATACAAGCCTATCTTATAAAGACGACCCGTATATTGTAGGCTTTGAAATAAATAACGAACCTTGCCATGCAGATACTCCGCAGCAGACCGAAAGCTACATTAACAGGATGCTATCCGCTATTAAAAAGGCCGGTAACAATAAACCTGTATTTTATAATGTGAGTCACAATATGGGGCATGTACAGGCTTATTTCAATACGGCCATACAGGGCACTACCTACCAGTGGTATCCTATCGGGCTGGTTGCGGGACATACACGCAAAGGTAATTTTCTGCCGTATGTGGATAATTATGGTATACCGTTCTCTAATGCGAAAGGCTTCGATAAAAAAGCTAAAGCCGTCTATGAATACGATCCTGCCGATATCACTTATTCTTATATGTATCCGGCTATGACCCGCGCATTCCGCATGCAGGGATTTCAGTGGATTACCCAGTTTGCATATGACCCCATTGATATAGCATGGGCAAATACCGAATATCAGACTCATTTCCTTAATCTGGCATATACCCCGAATAAGGCAATCAGTATGAAGATTGCGGCGGAAGTGGCGTATAGGGTGCCGATGTATCAGAAATATGCAAAATATCCGAATGATACGGTATTCGCTGATTTTCATGTTAGCTATGCGCAGGATCTAAGTGAGTTGAACAGTACGGACAAGTTCTTTTATTCGAATAATACGGCATCTTCACCTGTTATGCCAGAACAGTTACAGTCGGTAGCAGGTTGCGGAAGTTCACCAATAGTAAAATATGAAGGTACAGGCGCTTATTTTCTGGACAAGCTGGAAAATGGGTTATGGAGATTGGAGGTTATGCCCGATGCCGTGCAGATAGACGATCCGTTTAGTAAGCCGTCTTTGAAAAAAGAGGTGGTCACTATCGCATGGAATACATGGGCTATGGAAGTTAGGTTGCCCGGTTTAGGTGAGAATTTCACTGTCACAGCTATCAATGATGGGAATGCTTATAATGGTTTATCAAAGGGTGCGAGCATTTCCGTAAAACCGGGCGTCTATCTTCTGAAAAATACAAACTATACCCCGAGTACCGAATGGGGCAAAAAATCCAGATGGAACGATATCCTGCTAGGGGAGTTTGTTGCACCCGAGGCACATGCAAAAACATTTTCAGTTGTTCATCAGCCTGCAAAGGTAATTGAACGCGGTAAGTCCTTACAGATAGAAGCGCAGATAGTAGGACCATCGTTTCCCGATTCGGTGATTATTTATACAGATAAGGTTTCTTTCTGGTCGGATAAGAACCCGTCTGTGAAAATGAAACGTATACATGGTTATACTTATGGTGCGGAAATACCTGTCAATATGATAAATGAGGGGCTTTTCAGATATAATATAATAGTGTGCAAGGATAACAAGAATTATACTTACCCTGCTAAAACGGAAGGCAATCCGTTGGATTGGGATTATACTAGCTCTGAGTATTGGGAGAGTGTTGTTGTAAGTGCAGAGAGTGCTGTTGAGTTATTAAAGATAACAGATGAATATAGTGACATCGAAGCATATGGTATTCCGGAGACGTCTTATGTATTACGAAACTTCGTAACAGATCTGACAAGCGCGAATTCTTTGAAATTCAGATTTAGGGTAACGGATACAGATGCTCGTTTCTTTTGGCGGAAATATATAAAGAATTATATCAGTGAAAGGAAGGATAGATTGGAAAAATCAAAATACCTATGTTTCAATTTGAAAAATATAAAAGGAATCGGTAAATTGAATGTGGGTTTTGTTACCTCCGACGGATTTACTTATACTGCGGTAGTGAATCTGGATAAAGACGGACTTTACAAAGTTTCCTTATCAGACTTGCGACAGGTGAAAACGGCTCTTTTGCCATCTCCATATCCGACTTTTCTCGAAAGATATTTCGAGCCTGATACACAGATACCATTCGCTATAGAAAAAATAGAGATGTTAGAAATGTCAACGGCGGATGATATAACAAATGATGCGACTTTAGATTTAGGCAGTGTATGGCTGGAATGA
- a CDS encoding TonB-dependent receptor, which translates to MALAQSKTIAGTVVDETNEPVIGAVVKVSETTLGTTTDIDGKYSIDLPEGRNQLEFSFLGYETQIVVITDNRVVNIKLEPKVQLMTEVVVIGYGTQLKKDLTGTVSSVSSKDFNQGLIGSPEQLINGKVAGVQIMSNNGSPTSGSTIRIRGGASLNASNDPLIVLDGVPLESGGISGNSSNFLSLINPNDIESMTVLKDASSTAIYGSRASNGVIIITTKKGSSDKLNISFNTTFSLQNKTKVAETLSAQEFRDLITSKGNDQQKALLGESNTNWNDEIYQTAVGTDNNLSVAGNFAKTVPFRVSAGYYNQEGILKTDNAKRYTGSIVVSPTFFDNHLKFDFNLKGSINKNSFANTDAIWNATVFNPTQPVYSGNSNFGGYYESLDNAGVPATGALLNPVGLLKQEQHESTVKRSIGNMDVDYKFHFLPELKAHLTLGYDYAKGEGTNYIPAEAANVYQIGGTDNEYSQEKTNKLFTSYLNYSKFFKNIKSNLDATAGYDYQHWRAKTPVFIDKNIAGETVSTSPAQDQTHVLLSFYGRVNYSYDSRYMLTATVRRDGSSRFNPDNRWGTFPSVALAWRISQESFLRDNNVISDLKLRLSYGVTGQQDGIGNYSFLPVYTLSNEYAQYRFGDKYYYLYRPSTYVADLKWETTDSYNAGFDFGFLNNRINGTFDYYNRKTKDLLATVSVPAGTNFAEKATTNVGNIESNGLEFAINATPIDTKDITWTLGFNATYQKVKITNLSLVKNENSPGSYTGPEVGGQGIQILTEGYTPYMFYVYKQVYDDAGKPIEGMYADLNDDGVINEKDLYRYHSPMPDYLLGFNSQFRYKNWSLGFALRASFGNYVYNNMAANAGAWETMQYIPYAINNMSRDFLNTGFQSRQFRSDYYVQNASFLKMDNISVGYNVGKVFNGPNLRIGALVQNVFTITKYDGVDPEITNGFDSSFYPRPRIFSLSLNLDF; encoded by the coding sequence ATGGCTCTGGCACAGTCGAAGACGATTGCGGGAACAGTAGTAGACGAAACAAACGAGCCGGTTATCGGAGCCGTTGTGAAAGTTTCGGAAACCACATTAGGTACTACCACCGATATAGATGGTAAATACTCGATTGATCTGCCGGAAGGCCGCAATCAATTGGAATTTTCTTTTCTCGGATATGAAACACAGATAGTTGTGATTACTGACAACCGGGTTGTAAACATAAAACTGGAACCGAAGGTGCAGCTAATGACCGAAGTCGTTGTAATAGGCTATGGTACCCAACTGAAAAAAGACCTGACAGGGACAGTATCCAGTGTGAGCAGTAAAGACTTTAATCAGGGACTTATCGGTTCTCCCGAGCAGTTGATAAACGGAAAGGTAGCCGGAGTGCAGATTATGTCCAATAATGGCTCACCTACATCGGGAAGCACTATCCGTATCCGTGGGGGAGCTTCACTAAATGCTAGTAACGATCCGTTAATCGTTCTTGACGGTGTGCCTTTGGAAAGCGGAGGTATCAGCGGTAATAGCAGTAACTTCCTTAGTCTTATCAATCCGAATGATATAGAGAGCATGACGGTACTGAAGGATGCTTCTTCCACAGCCATCTATGGCTCAAGGGCTTCGAACGGGGTAATCATCATCACTACTAAAAAAGGAAGTTCCGATAAACTGAATATCAGTTTCAACACCACATTCTCTCTGCAGAATAAGACGAAAGTAGCGGAAACCCTTTCTGCACAAGAATTCCGTGATCTAATAACCAGCAAAGGTAATGACCAGCAAAAAGCATTATTAGGTGAATCCAATACAAATTGGAATGATGAGATATATCAAACGGCAGTTGGTACCGATAATAACCTGAGTGTTGCGGGAAACTTCGCCAAAACGGTTCCGTTCAGGGTATCGGCAGGTTACTATAACCAGGAAGGTATTTTGAAAACTGATAATGCAAAACGTTATACCGGAAGTATCGTTGTAAGCCCAACATTTTTTGACAACCATTTAAAATTTGACTTCAATCTGAAAGGCTCGATAAATAAAAATAGTTTTGCGAATACCGATGCTATCTGGAATGCGACAGTTTTTAACCCTACGCAGCCTGTTTATTCCGGTAATTCAAATTTCGGAGGATATTACGAAAGCCTCGACAATGCGGGTGTTCCCGCAACAGGAGCATTGCTCAATCCTGTCGGTTTATTGAAACAGGAACAACATGAGAGTACGGTGAAACGCAGTATCGGGAATATGGATGTGGATTATAAATTTCATTTTCTGCCTGAACTGAAAGCGCATCTGACATTAGGTTATGATTATGCCAAAGGTGAGGGAACAAACTATATTCCTGCTGAGGCAGCCAATGTATATCAGATTGGTGGTACGGATAATGAATATTCGCAGGAAAAAACAAATAAACTCTTTACAAGTTATCTGAATTACTCGAAATTCTTTAAGAATATAAAAAGTAATCTGGATGCTACAGCGGGTTATGATTACCAACACTGGAGAGCTAAAACTCCTGTATTTATAGATAAGAACATTGCCGGCGAAACGGTAAGTACTTCTCCAGCACAGGATCAGACTCACGTTTTATTATCATTCTACGGGCGTGTGAATTATTCTTACGATTCCAGATATATGCTGACGGCGACTGTTCGCCGCGACGGATCGTCCCGTTTCAATCCGGATAACCGTTGGGGAACTTTCCCGTCGGTAGCATTGGCATGGAGGATATCGCAGGAATCATTCCTGAGGGATAATAATGTAATCAGTGATTTAAAACTTCGCTTAAGCTATGGGGTGACAGGGCAACAGGATGGTATCGGGAACTACTCATTCCTACCTGTTTATACATTGAGTAACGAATATGCACAATACCGTTTCGGTGATAAGTACTACTACCTCTATCGTCCGTCGACTTATGTCGCCGATTTGAAATGGGAAACAACAGATTCGTATAATGCAGGTTTCGACTTCGGATTCCTCAATAACCGTATCAATGGTACATTCGATTACTATAACCGTAAAACGAAGGACTTGCTCGCTACAGTATCAGTTCCGGCGGGTACAAATTTCGCAGAGAAAGCAACCACTAATGTGGGTAATATAGAAAGCAACGGTCTTGAGTTTGCTATTAACGCAACTCCTATAGATACAAAAGATATAACCTGGACACTCGGCTTTAATGCGACATACCAGAAAGTAAAAATTACAAATCTGTCATTGGTTAAGAACGAAAATTCTCCGGGATCTTATACTGGCCCCGAAGTCGGCGGGCAAGGCATACAGATACTTACCGAAGGATATACTCCTTATATGTTCTATGTCTACAAACAGGTATATGATGATGCGGGCAAACCAATTGAAGGGATGTATGCCGACCTCAACGATGATGGAGTTATCAATGAAAAGGACCTGTACCGTTACCATTCACCGATGCCAGATTATCTGTTAGGATTCAATTCACAGTTCAGATATAAGAACTGGTCGCTGGGTTTTGCCTTGAGAGCGAGTTTCGGTAACTATGTTTATAACAATATGGCAGCCAATGCAGGAGCATGGGAAACGATGCAATACATTCCGTACGCAATCAATAATATGTCAAGAGACTTCCTGAATACAGGATTCCAGTCACGCCAGTTCCGTTCCGATTATTACGTGCAAAACGCATCATTCCTCAAAATGGACAATATTTCGGTAGGGTACAATGTAGGGAAAGTATTCAACGGCCCTAACCTCAGAATAGGTGCTTTGGTCCAGAATGTATTTACTATTACCAAATACGATGGAGTAGATCCTGAAATAACAAATGGTTTCGATAGTTCCTTCTATCCTCGTCCGAGAATATTCTCTTTAAGTCTGAATCTTGATTTCTAA